Proteins encoded together in one Parcubacteria group bacterium window:
- the tgt gene encoding tRNA guanosine(34) transglycosylase Tgt, producing MVFDIVRKNELSRTGVLHTRKGDLATPFFMPDATRASVRGLTVEQLKSVGVLPMVVNTYHLYLQPGMELMQKAGGVHAFMQWDGPLLSDSGGYQVYSLIHKNAQMGKITEEGAVFKSVLDGSQHLLTPEKAIQIQFDLGVDMMVLLDDPRPNDSSREVFASAVGRTVRWARRCKEEFERQIVARGLTDVTRPLLFGVVQGGPYFDLRQECAEGLVAVGCDGYSFGGRHVDMEGNFMEEMVTKTASFIPEHAPRFALGIGTPEDIVRCHNAGWDLFDCVIPTREGRHGRLFVRKTAKVKSGQDFYKAINISNVQHREDFTPIDPTCDCYACTNYTRAYIQHLFRVKEPLGAQMAALHNLRFFMRLMEDLRQ from the coding sequence ATGGTTTTTGATATCGTACGAAAAAATGAACTGTCCCGCACGGGCGTTCTTCACACACGCAAAGGTGATCTTGCAACACCTTTTTTTATGCCGGATGCCACACGTGCAAGTGTGCGTGGTTTGACTGTGGAGCAGCTAAAAAGTGTCGGGGTGCTTCCGATGGTGGTCAATACATATCATCTCTATTTGCAGCCAGGAATGGAGTTGATGCAAAAAGCAGGTGGTGTGCACGCATTTATGCAGTGGGATGGACCATTGCTCTCTGATAGTGGTGGCTATCAGGTATACTCACTGATCCACAAAAATGCACAGATGGGAAAGATCACGGAAGAGGGTGCCGTGTTTAAAAGTGTATTGGATGGCTCACAGCATTTGCTCACACCGGAGAAAGCAATCCAGATCCAATTTGATCTCGGTGTGGATATGATGGTGCTTCTCGATGATCCGCGGCCCAATGATTCGTCGCGAGAAGTTTTTGCTTCTGCAGTAGGGCGTACGGTCCGATGGGCACGGCGATGCAAAGAGGAATTTGAGCGGCAGATCGTTGCGCGCGGTCTGACGGATGTGACGCGACCGCTTCTCTTTGGCGTGGTGCAGGGCGGACCGTATTTTGATCTGCGACAGGAATGTGCTGAGGGGCTCGTTGCTGTGGGATGCGATGGATATAGCTTTGGCGGACGACATGTGGACATGGAAGGAAATTTTATGGAGGAGATGGTGACAAAGACCGCATCGTTCATTCCGGAACATGCACCACGGTTTGCGCTGGGCATCGGCACACCGGAAGATATCGTGCGGTGCCACAATGCCGGATGGGATCTGTTTGATTGTGTGATCCCGACGCGTGAGGGACGGCACGGACGACTTTTTGTGCGCAAAACAGCAAAAGTGAAAAGTGGACAAGACTTTTATAAGGCGATCAACATTAGCAATGTGCAGCACAGAGAGGATTTTACGCCGATTGATCCGACGTGCGATTGTTATGCGTGCACCAATTATACGCGCGCATATATCCAACACCTCTTTCGTGTGAAGGAGCCACTTGGTGCACAAATGGCGGCACTGCATAATTTGCGATTCTTTATGCGATTGATGGAAGATTTGCGTCAATAA
- a CDS encoding glycine--tRNA ligase, with amino-acid sequence MADNKKTIMDELVSLTKRRGFVFPSSEIYGGLGAIYDYGHYGTLLKNNIRDSWWRHMVQYRDDVVGLDSAIFMHPTTWVASGHVDSFDDPQIDCRKCKARMRADHVLEAFDIVADKMPIEFINAELDKLREKGKLKCINCGSTDVTQAKRFSLMVKSNLGSPTDVLSEENVVYLRPETCGGIYLEYKNTVDSTRVKLPFGIAQVGKAFRNEIVARQFVFRTREFEQMEMQYFLHPSMMEEKYDMWKAVRWQWYLDLGIGVDDIRWYKHEKLAHYASQAYDIEYNFRSLGGFKEVEGIHARGDWDLSQHSKFSGKTLDYVDEKTKEKFIPHIMETSVGLGRLFLMFLDKAFTVEDLGEGKTRTVLKLPKVLAPIKVAVFPLLKNKPELVAKAREIHDMLKMQYMCEFDDNGNVGKRYRRQDEIGTPYCVTIDFDTLEKGIVTVRDRDTMEQTSVAVEELQTFLSKNL; translated from the coding sequence ATGGCAGATAATAAAAAGACGATCATGGACGAGTTGGTGTCATTGACCAAGAGGCGTGGGTTTGTATTTCCATCGTCGGAGATCTATGGCGGATTGGGTGCGATCTATGATTATGGACATTATGGGACACTGCTCAAAAATAACATTCGCGATTCATGGTGGCGACATATGGTGCAATACCGTGATGATGTGGTGGGACTGGACAGTGCGATCTTTATGCATCCGACGACATGGGTTGCGTCGGGACATGTGGACAGCTTTGATGATCCGCAGATCGATTGTCGTAAATGCAAAGCACGTATGCGTGCCGATCATGTCTTGGAAGCGTTTGATATTGTGGCGGACAAGATGCCAATTGAGTTTATCAATGCGGAATTGGACAAATTACGAGAAAAGGGAAAGCTGAAGTGTATCAATTGCGGTTCGACGGATGTCACACAGGCCAAGCGATTTTCACTCATGGTCAAATCCAATCTCGGCTCACCGACGGATGTGCTCAGTGAGGAAAACGTCGTGTATTTGCGTCCGGAGACATGCGGGGGTATTTACCTTGAATATAAAAACACGGTGGATTCTACGCGTGTCAAATTGCCGTTTGGTATCGCGCAGGTGGGTAAGGCGTTTCGCAATGAGATCGTGGCGCGGCAATTCGTTTTCCGTACACGAGAATTTGAACAAATGGAAATGCAATATTTCCTCCATCCATCCATGATGGAAGAAAAATATGATATGTGGAAAGCTGTGCGATGGCAGTGGTATCTCGATCTCGGGATCGGTGTGGATGATATTCGTTGGTACAAACATGAGAAGCTTGCGCACTATGCTTCCCAAGCATATGACATTGAATATAATTTCCGATCTCTTGGTGGATTCAAAGAGGTGGAAGGCATTCATGCGCGTGGTGATTGGGATCTCTCACAACATAGCAAATTTTCCGGCAAGACATTGGATTATGTGGATGAAAAGACCAAAGAAAAATTCATCCCGCATATCATGGAGACGTCTGTGGGATTGGGGCGACTATTCCTGATGTTTCTGGACAAGGCATTTACTGTGGAAGATCTGGGCGAGGGTAAGACGCGCACAGTACTCAAATTGCCAAAGGTTCTCGCGCCGATCAAGGTGGCAGTATTTCCGCTTCTCAAAAACAAACCGGAATTGGTGGCAAAAGCACGTGAGATCCATGATATGCTCAAGATGCAATATATGTGTGAATTTGATGACAATGGCAATGTGGGCAAGCGTTATCGTCGTCAAGATGAGATCGGTACACCGTACTGTGTGACGATCGATTTTGACACACTGGAAAAGGGTATAGTAACGGTGCGCGATCGCGACACGATGGAACAGACAAGTGTCGCCGTGGAAGAATTGCAAACATTTCTTAGCAAAAATCTGTAA
- a CDS encoding reverse transcriptase/maturase family protein: MMKIQLIHTYDDIISVENLLEAWKEFEKGKRNRKDVQEFSLRLMDHIFLLHNDLCNFTYKHGGYQAFKINDPKPRNIHKAIVRDRLLHHAIYRKLYPFFDKTFIADSYSCRNDKGTHKAINRFKKYFHKVSQNNTKTCWVLKCDIKKFFANIDHDILLKILSEYIPDKNIITLLENIIESFSSFQPYHRKERKIGLPLGNLTSQLFVNIYMNKFDQFAKHTMKAKYYIRYADDFVFLATNKKQLENDIPAIENFLWEELRLEMHPDKVFIKTLSSGVDFLGMIIFSDHRILRTKTKKRMVRRMRKNATLKRWRSYEGLLSHGNTHRLKTKIALKLDHALLHI, translated from the coding sequence ATGATGAAAATTCAATTGATTCATACGTATGATGATATTATCAGTGTAGAAAACTTGTTGGAAGCATGGAAAGAATTTGAAAAAGGAAAGAGAAACAGGAAGGACGTGCAGGAATTTTCCTTGAGACTCATGGATCACATCTTTTTGCTTCACAATGATCTCTGTAATTTTACCTATAAACACGGCGGTTATCAAGCGTTCAAAATCAACGATCCCAAACCAAGAAACATCCACAAAGCTATCGTGCGTGATCGGCTTTTGCATCATGCAATCTATAGAAAACTCTATCCGTTTTTTGACAAAACATTTATCGCTGATTCGTATTCATGCAGAAATGATAAAGGAACCCATAAAGCAATCAATAGATTTAAAAAATATTTTCATAAAGTCAGTCAAAATAACACAAAAACATGTTGGGTTTTGAAATGCGACATCAAAAAATTCTTTGCAAATATCGACCATGATATTTTATTAAAAATTCTCTCCGAATATATTCCGGACAAAAATATCATCACACTTCTTGAAAACATCATAGAGAGTTTCTCGTCATTTCAACCGTACCACAGGAAAGAGAGGAAAATCGGACTTCCGCTGGGCAACCTGACTTCACAATTATTTGTGAATATTTATATGAACAAATTCGATCAGTTTGCAAAACATACAATGAAAGCAAAATACTATATTCGTTACGCGGATGATTTTGTATTCTTAGCCACAAACAAAAAACAGTTGGAGAATGATATTCCAGCCATAGAGAACTTTTTGTGGGAAGAATTACGACTGGAAATGCATCCGGACAAGGTTTTTATCAAAACCCTCTCATCCGGTGTGGATTTTCTCGGGATGATCATCTTTTCTGATCATCGGATCTTGCGGACGAAGACGAAAAAGAGGATGGTGCGACGGATGAGGAAAAATGCGACACTGAAAAGATGGCGTTCATATGAAGGGTTGTTGAGCCATGGAAATACACATCGATTGAAAACAAAAATTGCATTAAAATTGGATCATGCGCTATTGCATATTTGA
- a CDS encoding polyphenol oxidase family protein: protein MYSFFDNAQQNIVAAMSIAQDGNMKLREDEMPEDVIKNRITFCEKLCIPYENFVSAFVTHSANVAVVEDTTKKFYENTDALVTNKKNIYLSVTTADCFPVALYDPVAQVVGIAHAGWRGIIAEIIPATIGTMVDQGAKHEDIALAIGPGISQNQFDFDFKELIEQFGFYSQDKYIVPGSTVGKVRVNLQQMILDQAQNAGVNMHKIKGCTACTFSDENLYSARRHGGDSFSAMLSVVGMRE, encoded by the coding sequence ATGTATAGTTTTTTTGATAATGCACAACAAAATATCGTCGCGGCGATGTCCATAGCACAGGATGGTAATATGAAATTGCGCGAAGATGAAATGCCTGAAGATGTGATCAAAAATCGAATCACGTTCTGTGAAAAATTATGCATTCCGTATGAAAATTTCGTCAGTGCGTTTGTTACACATAGCGCCAACGTTGCGGTTGTGGAGGACACAACAAAAAAGTTTTATGAGAATACAGATGCGCTTGTGACCAATAAAAAGAACATCTATTTGTCAGTTACGACTGCGGATTGTTTCCCCGTGGCTCTCTATGATCCTGTTGCGCAAGTGGTGGGTATCGCACATGCGGGATGGCGCGGGATCATCGCGGAGATCATTCCCGCAACGATCGGCACAATGGTAGACCAAGGTGCAAAACATGAGGATATCGCACTTGCGATCGGTCCGGGCATTTCACAAAATCAGTTTGATTTTGATTTCAAGGAATTGATCGAACAATTTGGCTTTTATAGTCAAGACAAATACATCGTACCAGGGAGCACTGTCGGCAAAGTGCGTGTGAATTTACAACAAATGATCCTGGATCAGGCACAAAATGCCGGTGTAAACATGCATAAGATCAAGGGATGCACGGCATGCACATTTTCCGATGAAAATCTGTATTCCGCGCGTCGGCACGGCGGTGACTCGTTCAGTGCGATGTTGAGTGTGGTGGGGATGCGAGAATAA
- a CDS encoding helix-turn-helix domain-containing protein, translated as MLENDLLTFGFDQKESQIYLALLELGEAGVLRIAQKSKVKRTTVYHVLENLKKRGLIGTVAVKKKKLYFAQTPKRLASELDEKKGALEKIMPELLSISNLIEKKPKIQYFDGIGGIKTILEDELSAGATKMMGWCTENYCHTIGEEYFETYFTPKRIAQKIYFNMIAPESDHYKKLQKKNTKMFWTIKMMHAENIALETDIIIYGKSKTSLISYNEKIGLIIDSQSMHNTLKTIFESQWHLMP; from the coding sequence ATGCTGGAAAATGACCTATTGACGTTTGGATTTGACCAAAAAGAGTCACAAATCTATCTGGCACTCCTCGAGCTTGGAGAAGCGGGTGTACTGCGCATCGCACAAAAATCAAAAGTAAAACGCACAACAGTATATCACGTCTTAGAAAATCTCAAGAAAAGAGGTTTGATCGGCACAGTTGCTGTAAAAAAGAAAAAGCTCTACTTTGCCCAAACGCCAAAAAGATTGGCAAGTGAATTGGATGAGAAAAAGGGCGCGTTGGAAAAAATCATGCCCGAACTTTTGTCAATATCCAATCTCATTGAAAAAAAACCAAAAATCCAATATTTCGACGGCATCGGTGGGATTAAAACAATTCTTGAAGACGAACTTTCCGCCGGTGCGACAAAAATGATGGGATGGTGCACAGAAAACTATTGTCATACGATTGGCGAAGAATATTTTGAAACATATTTCACGCCAAAAAGAATCGCACAAAAAATCTACTTTAATATGATCGCCCCGGAAAGCGACCATTACAAGAAACTGCAAAAGAAAAATACTAAGATGTTTTGGACGATTAAAATGATGCACGCGGAGAATATCGCGCTCGAAACTGATATCATTATTTATGGAAAATCAAAGACATCGCTTATTTCATACAATGAAAAGATCGGGCTGATCATCGACAGTCAAAGCATGCACAATACACTAAAAACAATTTTTGAATCGCAATGGCACTTGATGCCATAG
- a CDS encoding class II fructose-bisphosphate aldolase, with protein MHNLKEYLDNARQSKNAIGHFNISNIETLWAIFDAARALDQPVVIGVSEGERNFIGVRQAASLVQSLRHEFGYPIFINADHTHDFEGVKKAIDIGFDSVMIDGSQLLFDENVALTKKCVEYARQIQKKEGRTILVEAELGYIGTSSTILDAIPDGAGADMTPPDVADRFVEMTDVDIFAPSVGNIHGIVTSGNPHIDVKRVQDIAAQTTCHLVLHGGSGISDADIRAGVHAGISIVHVNTEIRVAFREGLEKGLKEDSTVAPYKYMDKARKSVYDVVYKKIQLFANFS; from the coding sequence ATGCATAATCTCAAAGAATATCTCGATAATGCGCGCCAATCAAAAAATGCTATTGGACATTTTAATATCTCCAACATAGAGACATTGTGGGCGATTTTTGACGCTGCGCGTGCGTTGGATCAGCCGGTTGTCATCGGCGTGTCGGAAGGTGAGCGAAATTTTATCGGTGTACGGCAAGCGGCGTCGTTGGTGCAAAGTCTGCGCCATGAATTCGGTTACCCGATATTCATCAATGCGGATCACACGCATGATTTTGAAGGGGTAAAAAAAGCAATTGATATCGGTTTCGATAGCGTCATGATCGATGGCTCTCAGCTTCTCTTTGATGAAAATGTCGCATTGACAAAAAAGTGCGTAGAGTATGCACGACAAATTCAGAAAAAAGAAGGGCGTACGATTTTAGTGGAAGCGGAACTGGGTTATATTGGCACATCATCGACAATTCTTGATGCGATTCCGGATGGAGCTGGTGCAGATATGACACCTCCTGATGTGGCAGATCGATTTGTGGAGATGACGGATGTGGATATTTTTGCGCCGTCGGTGGGTAACATTCATGGCATTGTCACATCCGGTAATCCGCATATTGATGTCAAACGCGTGCAGGATATCGCGGCACAGACCACGTGTCATTTGGTTTTACATGGTGGATCAGGTATTAGTGATGCGGATATTCGCGCAGGTGTTCATGCGGGCATTTCGATCGTGCATGTGAATACAGAGATCAGAGTGGCATTTCGCGAAGGTCTGGAAAAGGGATTGAAAGAAGACAGTACGGTTGCGCCGTACAAGTATATGGACAAGGCGCGCAAAAGCGTCTATGATGTTGTATATAAAAAGATCCAACTGTTTGCGAATTTTTCGTGA
- a CDS encoding NYN domain-containing protein: MTKDEIKKFVDSFSNKKEKTLIIVDYGNIEKWKHSLIWRVGIKELAQLCKNFSTGKKFLRRFYYGADYGENEKSTNLISWSRLILEKAKMSGFDVVQKRVKYIHSDDNKYGFEKKCDLDVEMAVDLIKERDNYDTVILFSGDGDLMYAIKYMYEEYQKECYVFGARNHVGREVFDMQKLGVVKEVLFAEDFEYRISFDKFKKKH; the protein is encoded by the coding sequence ATGACAAAAGACGAAATCAAAAAATTTGTAGATTCATTTTCTAATAAAAAAGAGAAGACATTGATAATTGTTGACTATGGAAATATAGAAAAATGGAAACATAGTTTGATATGGAGAGTTGGTATCAAAGAGCTTGCACAGCTTTGTAAGAACTTTTCAACTGGAAAAAAATTTTTAAGAAGATTCTATTATGGCGCTGATTATGGTGAAAATGAAAAATCAACCAATTTAATTAGCTGGTCACGATTGATTCTTGAAAAGGCAAAAATGAGTGGGTTTGATGTTGTTCAAAAAAGAGTAAAATATATTCATAGCGATGATAACAAATATGGGTTTGAAAAAAAATGTGATCTTGATGTGGAAATGGCAGTCGATTTGATAAAAGAAAGAGATAATTATGATACGGTAATTTTGTTTTCAGGTGATGGGGATTTGATGTATGCGATAAAATATATGTATGAAGAATATCAAAAAGAATGTTATGTTTTTGGTGCGAGGAATCATGTGGGGCGAGAAGTTTTTGATATGCAGAAACTTGGCGTGGTAAAGGAAGTTTTGTTTGCTGAGGATTTTGAATATAGGATTAGTTTTGATAAATTCAAAAAAAAGCATTAA
- a CDS encoding four helix bundle protein — MPAVITKEKETYSYWLTLHRNFPKTERYGLGRRIDQIFLEVLESSFTATYLPPEQKVLLLGKIISRLDILKFYSQLAWENKLIPNNHYIDLSQRLEEIGRMLGGWRKGLLEKKTPAK; from the coding sequence GTGCCTGCTGTAATTACAAAGGAAAAAGAAACGTATAGTTATTGGTTGACATTACATCGCAATTTTCCCAAAACGGAACGCTACGGGCTCGGACGCAGGATCGACCAAATATTTCTCGAAGTTCTGGAATCAAGTTTTACTGCCACATATTTGCCACCAGAACAAAAAGTGCTACTTCTGGGGAAAATAATTTCACGCCTTGATATACTCAAATTTTATTCTCAACTTGCATGGGAAAACAAACTCATCCCCAATAATCATTATATAGATCTTTCACAGAGACTAGAAGAGATCGGTCGCATGCTCGGTGGATGGAGAAAAGGACTTTTGGAAAAGAAAACTCCTGCAAAGTAA
- the radC gene encoding DNA repair protein RadC codes for MMIKDMPRHVMPREKLMEKGAENLKDHELMAVLLCTGIAGKNVLNVSRDILQKFPTKKLLHLNYKDLSQIKGIGPAKACLLLAAFELTKRALDVQDNNLPTIVRAKEAVAQLQELRTVKKEHFVALYLNARNQLVHKETISVGTLNASLIHPREVFKPALEHLATSIIVAHNHPSGDVTPSDDDISVTKRLTEAGRVMGVELIDHIIITQTAFYSFQEKGDV; via the coding sequence ATGATGATCAAAGATATGCCGCGGCATGTGATGCCACGGGAAAAGTTGATGGAAAAAGGTGCGGAGAATTTGAAAGACCATGAATTGATGGCCGTCTTGTTGTGCACGGGTATTGCGGGGAAAAATGTATTGAACGTTTCACGCGACATCTTGCAAAAATTTCCGACCAAAAAACTTCTTCATCTCAATTATAAAGACCTGTCACAGATCAAAGGCATCGGTCCGGCAAAGGCGTGTCTGCTTCTTGCGGCTTTTGAATTGACCAAGCGGGCGTTGGACGTGCAGGACAACAATCTGCCAACGATCGTTCGCGCCAAAGAAGCCGTTGCACAGTTGCAGGAACTGCGCACAGTAAAGAAAGAGCATTTCGTCGCACTCTATCTCAATGCACGCAATCAGCTGGTGCACAAAGAAACGATCTCAGTCGGGACGTTGAACGCGAGCCTCATCCATCCGCGTGAAGTGTTCAAGCCGGCGCTTGAACATCTGGCAACGTCGATCATCGTGGCGCACAATCATCCCTCAGGAGACGTGACGCCATCAGATGATGATATCAGTGTGACCAAGAGGCTCACTGAGGCGGGAAGGGTCATGGGCGTCGAGCTCATCGATCACATCATCATCACACAAACTGCCTTTTACAGTTTCCAAGAAAAAGGAGATGTGTAA
- a CDS encoding S24 family peptidase, which translates to MQKTQELTRKQHVILETIREIIEQGSHNPTAYKVHATLQEEGHDVGALKGTVQVVEALEKKGLIKRDDKRKIYMVKNESFSDLENIFSIPTFGLASCGEALAFADNNVEGYVQVSTSLFRKEKPAQLFAVKALGDSMNKADINDNDYVVFAKYDNGEDLEGKIVVAVINGMATIKKYRKLRGHMIGLFPQSTNPKHQPIYLDESDQILIAGVFRKVLPATHSTHKK; encoded by the coding sequence ATGCAAAAGACGCAAGAACTCACACGCAAACAACATGTGATCTTGGAGACGATTCGCGAGATCATTGAGCAGGGATCACATAATCCAACCGCATACAAAGTGCATGCAACATTGCAGGAAGAAGGACATGACGTTGGTGCGCTCAAAGGCACGGTACAAGTGGTGGAAGCACTGGAGAAGAAGGGGCTCATCAAGCGTGATGATAAAAGAAAGATCTATATGGTGAAAAATGAGTCATTCTCCGATCTCGAGAATATTTTTTCCATTCCGACATTTGGACTTGCGTCATGCGGAGAAGCATTGGCGTTTGCGGATAATAATGTGGAGGGGTATGTGCAAGTATCCACGAGCCTTTTTCGCAAAGAAAAACCGGCACAACTATTCGCCGTGAAAGCGTTGGGGGATTCGATGAATAAAGCGGATATCAATGACAATGATTATGTCGTGTTTGCCAAGTATGACAATGGCGAGGATCTCGAAGGAAAGATTGTTGTGGCGGTGATCAATGGCATGGCGACGATCAAAAAATATCGAAAGCTCAGAGGGCATATGATTGGCTTATTCCCGCAGTCGACCAACCCGAAACATCAGCCGATCTATCTCGATGAGTCGGATCAGATCCTCATTGCCGGCGTGTTTCGCAAAGTATTGCCAGCAACACACAGCACGCATAAAAAATAA
- a CDS encoding DUF4178 domain-containing protein, which translates to MYVQEFRKKIAAGATIIVDDKELEVREVVLFRFDDKSFYIKCFLSDGYVLADDAKTNSFVLVREVYSGIAEPFPEELVYDGKDFTFLFDAHAVAERTSGEEIFKEGDSETFWDYESSDGSYLSLGIHDRTGKRQDFYGKTVDDIEFV; encoded by the coding sequence ATGTACGTACAAGAATTTCGCAAAAAGATTGCCGCAGGCGCAACGATCATTGTGGACGATAAGGAACTTGAGGTGCGGGAAGTCGTATTGTTCCGTTTTGACGATAAAAGTTTTTATATCAAATGTTTTCTCTCGGATGGATATGTATTGGCAGATGATGCCAAGACAAATTCTTTTGTGTTGGTGCGAGAGGTTTATAGTGGCATCGCAGAGCCGTTTCCGGAAGAATTGGTCTATGACGGGAAAGATTTCACGTTTCTATTTGATGCACATGCTGTTGCTGAGCGGACAAGTGGTGAGGAGATCTTCAAAGAAGGGGACAGTGAGACATTTTGGGATTACGAATCCAGTGATGGATCGTACCTGAGCCTGGGGATTCATGATCGCACTGGTAAAAGACAAGACTTTTACGGTAAAACCGTGGATGACATTGAATTTGTGTAA
- a CDS encoding leucyl aminopeptidase family protein: MKITIVEKNTTRKKYTRVSLQEKIVGNRFVAGAKGDVLEIKVPKADAMTRRKWIVLVRTIIQEAKKYKIERLEITWKDLIVFEGIGDDLCQIFAEAVYMADYEFRKYKAKPEEGWHDIDEVIVVAQKKDKTCVHKDFRRGVTIASQVNFCRDLANTPGGDMTPVHLAGIIRKAIKGTKIKMRVLDEKQMRRKKMNGVLAVGQGSTCQSRFIILEYFGTGTKKPTVLVGKGVTYDSGGIDTKPHPYGLEMMMDMSGAAAVVAAIFAADRLNSEEHIVVLIPAVENMPSGTSMRPGDIITMMDGTHVEIGHTDAEGRLILADALTYAKSFNPKQVIDVATLTGAAVVALGERASAVFTDNDALAQKVIEAGEKTGDAVWRMPLWDDYSAEIAGTHGDISNIRTKGQGGIGGAITGAIFLKHFAKEYKDKWVHIDMAPTMTAIFDEQLAKGAKGSPVRLLVELFS; encoded by the coding sequence ATGAAGATCACGATCGTTGAAAAAAATACTACACGCAAAAAATATACGCGCGTGTCATTGCAGGAAAAGATCGTGGGAAATCGTTTTGTGGCGGGTGCAAAGGGCGATGTGTTGGAGATCAAAGTGCCAAAAGCGGATGCGATGACGCGGCGCAAATGGATTGTGCTTGTGCGCACGATCATCCAAGAGGCCAAGAAATACAAGATCGAGCGATTGGAAATTACATGGAAGGACCTGATAGTGTTTGAGGGCATCGGTGACGACTTGTGTCAGATTTTTGCAGAGGCGGTGTATATGGCGGATTATGAGTTCCGCAAATACAAGGCCAAACCGGAAGAAGGATGGCATGATATCGATGAGGTGATCGTTGTGGCGCAAAAAAAAGACAAGACATGCGTACACAAAGATTTTCGCAGAGGTGTGACGATCGCGTCACAAGTAAACTTTTGTCGTGACCTCGCCAATACGCCGGGCGGTGATATGACGCCGGTGCATCTCGCAGGGATCATCCGCAAGGCGATCAAAGGCACCAAGATCAAAATGCGTGTGTTGGATGAGAAACAAATGCGTCGCAAAAAAATGAATGGCGTGCTCGCAGTGGGACAGGGAAGTACATGTCAATCGCGGTTTATCATTTTGGAATATTTTGGCACGGGGACAAAAAAACCGACGGTGCTTGTGGGTAAGGGCGTGACGTATGACAGTGGTGGCATCGATACCAAGCCACATCCGTATGGATTGGAAATGATGATGGATATGAGCGGTGCCGCGGCTGTTGTGGCGGCGATCTTTGCGGCAGATCGATTGAACAGTGAAGAGCACATTGTCGTATTGATCCCGGCAGTAGAAAATATGCCAAGCGGGACCAGCATGCGTCCGGGAGACATCATCACAATGATGGACGGTACGCATGTGGAGATCGGGCACACGGATGCGGAGGGACGGCTGATTCTCGCAGACGCACTCACATATGCCAAGAGCTTCAATCCAAAACAGGTGATCGATGTGGCGACGCTTACAGGTGCGGCGGTGGTTGCGCTGGGCGAGCGTGCGAGTGCGGTGTTCACCGATAATGATGCATTGGCGCAAAAAGTGATTGAGGCAGGAGAAAAAACAGGTGATGCGGTGTGGCGTATGCCACTATGGGATGATTATAGCGCAGAGATTGCGGGGACGCATGGGGATATTTCCAATATTCGCACCAAGGGACAAGGCGGGATTGGCGGAGCCATTACGGGTGCGATTTTCCTCAAGCATTTTGCCAAAGAATACAAAGACAAGTGGGTGCATATCGATATGGCACCGACCATGACAGCTATTTTTGATGAACAACTTGCCAAAGGCGCCAAGGGTTCTCCTGTACGACTTTTGGTTGAACTGTTTTCGTAG